acttcttgttagaatagaaacttgcagaaattgaagcaaggattaattcccagcaagcaagttttgatgacagagaaggcgtgtatctcgctcgagaaaaaccccttgaggctgatttagatgctgctcttgataaaatcaagatgttggaagatgacttgaaaaagttcaatactagttcaagcaaattaaccattatgctaggagcaagtaaaaatcatcgtgatacacgtggattgggctataagggaatagttGCTCCAAGTACTAACAAAGAGGTAaattttgtcaaggctagtgattcttctcagcataagatttccactgatggcaaaagtgaaataccttcaccggcagttaaggataaaaagagaaaagtatatcaacctccaaagtcagcacacacagatcgaggtaagaacattccttatgtttgccactattgcagaaataaaggtcacctggaaaggagatgttgtttccgtataaggaatgagaaacttcatgatgttcttgtttgggaatcacaagaagttgtgaaaccaagatcatatgttaagactaatccccttaacgctacaggttgtaactgtccaacctttaggcaaaggaatcattgcTGTGATAAACCGAGACTTgcttataaacgtcatacgaagccttttcacaatcgtaatggttatcaaaaggataacttcgtaaatacgaagacaagatctgatgctcccaattggagaaatactaacttgcaaaagaatagccaatctaattctctttcgagaaatcttgaagagagtaacgggaagaatgttctggttgttcctaaatgcactcagaagtggataccaaagaaagtcaatgatgcctTGAGTgttaaaaggaatgatctcccagaaaattccatgactatggagaaagcagtatccatgatgttggaacttaataagttctttggaaagatggatttggatgtgaaagattCTAAAAGCAATCTCTTTCACGATAATCCAAAATTCACTTGTGGTGATCAAGACATTgatcacctcaacacaacttgagtgtgttgtaagtacatcctcaccaaggaatgccctgctatgtatacggtgaaggAAGCACGAGAATTTGGGGTACACAGATTATGTTCAGTAAGCCTggagaattcgattggattcttctaaaaaggtatgtgtataaacttgagcaatacttgtgcttttatttgcttagagtacttataatgatccatgtaccttgcttatcgtccatttctacctaacttgatctgtgtttaagattcttaaatatttaggtttgaaaatagtagtccgggatgtttggacttcatggtacacctaccggtatgcataccatcatttaaaatcaaaatccaagagttttagtatgcatacccgtttgcatactgctccaggtcatgaaaattcgtttgcaaacccgtatacaTACTTGCAAGTAGACGTCGATactcggtaaacttgttttggccgtaatttctttgttcgaactcggaatgacctcattatttttttcattctcttcctatttgaatccTCTTCAAATTGGAGATGAGAACTATTGAATTTGGAGGAGTtcagattggtctttgtcccgtctcttatttttgagtgtttttctccatttcgtcgcacttgttccacttctcttgaacttgggcacttggattcttggagtactactcttctaagctcatttgtagcttttacaagaataattttggtgaatcacaaagaaggaagttcaagaatgggcagtagtacgcattgctatgggattcttgaatgttcacaatcatcttatgtgaactatgatgcttggtctttaatgactttgtatgttcttcttcgaaaatatttttatacgcctttggtagctattattggtgtaaatccgagcgaaaaagattgattctaccttctaagggaaaagatcagttttgcagtattaatctttatgttttcatatattgcaacctgttatgggatatgtgtgtttgtttccgtgaactatgattgtcccatacgtggacAAAAGTtgagtctttcatatgtcgatatgcaagtattgataaaagattgaatgaacttttgacaaacaaaagataagcctattatgtcattatgaaaatattgatggaagataggatgagcttttgcttacaaagattaagtctattatatgtcattgtgcaaatggtgatgagaaatagaatgaatctttgtttattccgcagtattgatcttccctgatccatattttttatgtaaatattgtgcagctccataaattctcttatgttgagcatttccgattaaattaatcatgggttctcttgtgattaatttaattgagtttttggatacaaattcatactcTTATGTGATTTGCTAATGTCCattgaaatccttattttcttgtgaaagtaaggtcgctcttgttgttctctcgagaatgacattttatgggggagagttcttaattgaacttgtacttaattgccaaatctttgtgggcagtgcggatgtggaatattataggggttatcttgtatctttataaactccttgatgaaagcatttagcttcggctatatgattgcatctaaaaaagttgatatgtactttcttttggtcatgaagtgtttctatggaaatttcatgaggatcccactagttttcgtacctttgccaattttattgacaaaagggggagaattaatgtgtagttcccactacaaatacatatggttttcggattattatgtaagggggagtggttttcatgtgagatgaagtattgactaagggggagtgatacatatcaccatagtattgttgttgaagttgtaatgcaattgaactttgatgttgtgtaataatactatgacactgtgtaacaatgatcgatagattttgttttctcattattatggttacggatcttcaacaacgatgatgttgcattgaatatctttggaatcattggagagattggaagtgacgaagatatcgagtaatgttgaagaaccaagaagatcatgcatgtggaagagaagctgcaaagtttatttattttgtatttcatatgtattgatagttttgtcactaaaattgacaaagagggagattgttagagcactgctcggatgaactcgcaagcgttgctatctcaagcttgtttgtcaagtttagttgccaaaactataagtcttgatttctattctactaatagctaagtctcggactaggatagagagtgtagttgagctatagactgcacggtgttcatcatgcaaagacgaagaactactcaaggaactggtggaacttcatcgacaaaaaggtatgtggagacttgaacttatctatcactcaaaagtctacttcatctcgtatcttgagacaaaagtcgtattgctacatagactatgattatacacatgtactatttcgagctaagtttatctcgcttatctatttctcgaaatatgtgttggtaagctttcgctttggccaagttcatatttactagtgacgaaagtcatattagttttaattgcttgaaaatagctttgacgaaaaatagtttgtgaacaacaactatataacatcctctaagaatgtttcaatggttgaaacgagagtttagaatacataatcaTAGTTGGATATAAACACTGTGAgataactcatatgtgtgtaagtccaatatccttgaaccaaagtatgcatactttgctgctcaggataaccggaactaaagtccgcgtaccagtacgcgcactgccggaagttcacatcccatgaatttctgctggagtttgtgaactgaaaacaaacttaatccgggtacataagtccgcgtaccagtatgcgtacttaagtaagttattttctaaaaacagtttaattcgtgaactaagacatttatatattaaggaatgcaatatttgcaaaccgtggctataatgttcatgaatcgattctagtgaatcaaaactgtttttgtttcggttgtgtcttgtatacttctatgagatctaagcaattgaacaactctctaactagtttatttgagtcatttgaactagttgtggtaaagaagaataaggttgatatgaaagtgctcatatgactaacctatggttaactatcCTTGAACCAACgaattgtacacgtttaggtacggttactcaaacctaaatgaagttacatttcgtgtgtgtataacaagctaagttagatctaacggttgaaaggtattagcttgaatctaatcaggttttcatctaacggtgaatattgaatgctttgttaccaaggtaacttagattgcaaaccctgatttgaagactatataaaggataactctaacaactgggaaacctaatccccacacctcctgcgtgatactagttttaagctagagtcgattcttctttaaccttaggtttccgtcgagaccctgtaggttaacgacttaaagactacattgggattgtgaagccagacccaactatcttatatatagttacgtgatctgatcttgctggttctatcgtatttgagtacaatagtaaggattggcttgagattaatttatccgataggcaagatagaaaagtagtcacaaacatcttcgtctcatcgtttgtgattccatatcttgtttcgctagtcgattaagattattgcgaggtgattgatattcctaggatgttcttcgggaatataagtttggtatatcaattggttcatgttcaccttgatttatcaaaagacagaacaaaactcgtaggtatttctgtggaagacggatttatctaatcatatagacttttctgtatgatacagatttgtttattaaagtcttcgactttgggtcgtagcaattcttagttgtgggtgagatcagctaagggaatcaagtgtataattctttgatatactttttattaagattgagtctgactgtctagttgattctcttaaatgtatgttggagtttgtccatacagattgttaagtgaaatattgggtgtggttgttagacccccgtttttcactatgattggtgatgaatggttctgacgaaagatagataagtatattaactcagttaacgcttggtaacggcgaaggattccttgatcatcttttttctttcttattatcTTTGCATTTACTTTAATCAAACAACCCCCCCCCCCATTCTTTagtatttattcttgttttgttgatccaaataacctatcaattacacaactttcTATGGGAACTATCCTTACTACCGATATATTATTAGTTAATTAATAGGAAATATCTTGAGTAActtgttgcacttacgacacacATCAATGAATCACGATAACACTAGAGGGTAAGACAGAAAAACCACTAAAAAGATTCGAATGAATTTTCTTATCCATGTATCTTGAAAAGCCTTCAATAGCAATATTGAACAATAATTTTGATAATGGACAACCTAGACTCACACCTATGGTACTACTGAAGTAAGCAAAAGAAGAATCATTTTTAAGAACAGAAAAAGAGGAAGTAGAGCCGCGGAACCTCGGCCATTTACACCACTTTCTGTTAAAACACATCTGAATGAGTAAAAACTCCAAATACTTCCAATTTATTCTGTCAAAATCTTTCTCAAGATCAATTTTGCAAATAATACCAGCATTACCTGATTTAAGTCTGGAATCTGCCAACTCAAAAGTAATTAGAGTGCCATCAATAACCTTCCTTCCTTTAATATAGGCACATTGCACTGGAGATATGAGTTTATCCATGACTAGCGTGAGTCTTGTGGATAGaatttttgtaatgattttgtgTAAGcacttgtggaaacacatatagcGCATGCAGTCTTTGATGGTTTCAATGTGATCTTTTTTTTCGAACCGAGAGGGATGAAAATTGAGTTATGCTTGGCATCAATGCGGCCTGTAGAACAAAATTCAGCAACGGTTTCTAAAATGTCAGTTTTAACGAAATCTCAACATTTCAGGAAGAACTTGATGGGGAATCTATCAGGGCCCCGTGGCTTATCGTTGCTTAGATCTTTGACAGCCTTCAATATCTATGCTTCAGAAAAGTCAGCATCAAGAATGTCAGATTCCATAGAACTAGAAATAATGCCTTCAAGTTCAGGTTTGATAATTTCTTCTTTAGTGGATAAAGTTTTATAATAGTTGACAATGTTCTCTCGTAATTTGGTTCTGCTAGTAACCAACTCCCCATCAATGTAGAGTTGCCTAATCCTATTGAACCTCCTTCTTGGAGAtgcatttttttttaatgaaaatagaAGTATTTATATTAACTTTTTGAAGCCATTTAGTGTGAGATTTTATCTTCCAAGAAACTTCCTCCATCTTAGACACCTCCCAAATTCAACTTTGTACTTTGATTTCTCCTCGAgagcttcttcagagaagatgtTGTCTTCAGCAAAACTATCCAATTTTTAGATTTCTGTCAAAATTAAGTTAAGTTTAATATTAGTATGGTCAGAAACTTCTTTGTTCCATACCTTTAGCTTCAACCAAAAAATAGTACTTGGGCTACCTGCAAAAAATTGATGGAGGATTGCCagcaatcctccatcaattgaagaaaacCATTCTCCATGAACCACATAACTTCAAATCTAAAAGGGCTAGGCCCCCATGAGCTATGGAGAGAGACTCCTCCATACACATTATGTAAAGGCAAGTAGATAAAGGATCATCTTGTCTTAAGTCTTTATAAGAAGAAGATATATTACCAGGAAATCCATATGATCATCTTGTTTTAAGCCTTTCTAAGAAAAAAATACATTACCAGGAAATCCATATAATTACATGTGATTATATAGTGGAAAGACATTTTGTGTAATGATATACCATTCATTACAGAAACCATTTTTTTTCAAAGTTGCGTGAAGAAACTTCCATCATCACACCAGTTTCCAAAGACATTCATTTACATGGGGTTAGTCAATTGAGATTTGTGGAGATGTTGAAAGAATTTTAGAGACTTCTAAAATCTCTTGCTAGTTAATAGAGAGTTCTTTAAAATCTCAAACACTTTCTGTTATTGGATCGTGACTTTTCTAAAAGTCTTCATAATTCTCTGTTAttggatttggaatttgaaatcaATGATTTATGGTTTTGagagacttgtagagatttttaTTACAAAACATACCATAAATGGATTAAAAAAAAGTCTCTCCTAAGTAGGTAATATTTTGAGAGACtttgttctttctcttttctttaagGATTAAACatcaaaatattaaaaacaataaccaaataagctacatttaaattcataaaaaatgaagaaaaaaacattGTTGTCTTCCAAAACCCAATAAGTTTACTAGAGATTCAAATCCCTTATGTTCGTCTCgttttgattttattggaaaaatgGTTACTTTCTGTTAGCCATGCATGGACGAATACATTTTCATTGAAATATTCATATATTCATtttgtaaaaaataaataaatactatATTATTTGTCTCATGTGTGTAagctgaaattcatatatgttttattgtctcaatgaatcaccataattccttgcaaatcattcAGAGAGTATCTCAAAATCTCTAAAGTCACAGAGAGTCACCCACAATTTCTTGCGTAAAAAGTCTCTGAATGTCTCTACTAATCCCAACTGACTAACCCCTGTTAGTCCAGTGCAAGAGTTTGGGGAATggacgactttttttttttttttttttttttttttttggcatttcTATAGTAGACTAGGACCTCAATGAAATACGCTTTTGTTACATTTCATAGTTTCTGTAGAAGGATCAGAATAGAGTTTATTGAAAGGGTAAATTCTCAATATGAAAGCAAGAACAAGCAATATATTATTTGCTTACCTGTTTACCGACTCGTCTCTCCTGAGATCTTATTGTAATAAACATACAAAATAGACAAAGATTAAAGCACAAAACTGATACACAAAATGCCCAAGTATAATATCTCTAGACAGAGAGAAAGTGAAAGGATCAAGATTGAACAGCCTTCCAGAGGCTAACCCATTCAACCATGGCAGCGGCCGCAAGACCAATAGACTCGTGAGATGAACCCAAATTCTCCTTCACCATATTAGCCACTTGAATGACACAATCCTCCGTAGTAGTTGCAGACAATTTCACTGCCTGAAAAAATGGGACCAATTCTTCCATCAACTTCATTCCTTCCCATTCTTTCTTCAAACTTTCAACAGCATTAGCACTTTCGTTTCTCCATACATAAGGTAATCCACTCTTGACACCGAAATTTAGATGATCAATGATTACTTTAGCACATAGTCCGCACCAAATATCTTCCGTTGTCTCCCATCTTACTTTTCCTTCGCTAGCTAATCTCAACCCAGGAACCAAAGCTGGTCCTATCATCTCGCGATCAAATGCCACATTAATACCACTCATTGGCATTAAGCTACTTTTAGGTACTGTCAGTACCGCATCAACATACCGAGTGTTTTCTCTTATCTGGTACCAGTGCTTGTGTTGGTGCGTCTAAGTCTGCTAAATTTAGCCAAAGACCACAAGATAAAACGCATTTCACACCTTCTCGTAGACTAAAAGGATACCCACGAACGAAATCAGCACCATCACAGTAAGGATCATAAAGTGTGTTGAAAAACGTGGGTGTTGCAGGAGTTCTAAGATTTGTGATATGTTGACCCACTGCGTCTATCAAAATACCAGTTTTATCATCTTTTATAGGAAAGCAATCATCATCGATGGAGATGATATACTTCTTGCGAGACATCAAGTAGCCGAAGTAGCGGCAGAAATAACCTGAGAAATTGATGTGTTTAACTGGTGTGGACGCAAGAACCTGGTCTATCTCAGTTTGTGTGTAGACATTATAATTAAAACCATCTGGTATCTGGAGATCAGCTCCAAGGTCTGGATCTTTGACAATAATCAGATGAAATCTCGAAAAGAATGGTCTCCATTGTTCCATGAAAGAGGACATATCTGAACGAAGAGCTGCAATAACGACGTCCACATCTTCATCGCTGATGATAGTTTCAGACATTGTTAATTTGTATCTACTAGCTTAAGTGtatgtacaaagaaaaagaacaacTCATAGGCTTGAATTTGATTTCGATGAGAACAAAAACATACCCCTTGAGACAAGATTCGCAGGAAATAAAACGGAGTTTGGTGGATTAGTTTAAAAGGGTGTTGTAAGTAATTTTCTGTAGAGTACGGCGATAAATGATGATTATGAAGTTGTGGTGTTTGAATGGACCGAGTCATACTCGATCTTCGTGGTCTCACGTCCTGCCAGAGAGGGTGGAGAGATGAGGAGAACCTGATCAGCACCCGAGTCATACTCGATAATTATGAAGTCGTTCACTTGCATGTTTTCCTCTCATGTTGACATTTTTTTGTCCAAAACAGACGATCCAGTCCGAGAACAAATATTTCACTTCTAGTTTAAGCCTCCGGGTCAATGAAGGCAACAAACAGTACGCAAAATAAGCCATCAACTGTTCTAGAGGATCTTACTAGCATAAACTGGCAGAGGGTAGTCATTCTAATAGAACATACCCACGTTGACAAGATACACATAAGCAAGACGGTGTCTGCAACTAAAAAGAATAAATAGAATAGCCAATACATGAACTAGAATTTTATTGCTGCTCTCCTCAAAAACCGACTTCACACTATCAGTTGTGTTCAATTAAAAATCAAACCAATTAAGAGCAGGTTCAAAAACCAGAATAAGAAGACTACTTGTAGGTTCAAAAGACTAGAGTTATAGTCTTTTTACTTGTTTTCCTTGATCATGTTCCAGAAAATAGAACAGAGAACACTTTAGGCAAACAAGGGACAGAGTAGCAACAGATAATAAAGAGACAGGATTTCTAACTTGCTCCATATAATCAAGATGACACAGATCCAGCAGTCCTCCAGAGTTGAACCCACTCCAACAATGCGTCAGCAGCACGAGCAAATATAGGGTTCGACGGCCCCAGTTGTTGCTTTACAATTCCTGCAATCTCGATTACACAATCCTCTGACGTTACTGCGGACTTTGACAATCTCACTGACTGAAAGAATGGGACTACCTCCTCCATCAATCTCACTCCTTCCCAGTCTTTCTTCAAGCTTTTTATAGCATCATTTCCACCACCCTTTCTCCACACATAAGGCAGGCCAGTCTTCACACCAAGCCCTAAGTGATCACACACCACCTTTGCGCACATTCCGCACCATATATCCTCCATTGTCTCCCACCTAAGCTTTCCTTCTCCAGCCAACTGCAGACCTGGGAATAAAGCAGGACCCAATAAAGCACGATCAAAGGCGACATTAATCCCACTCATTGGCATCATAGTTCTTAAAGGCACAGTCATAACAGCATCAACATATCGAGTATTCTTTAGATTTGGCTTTACGGCTTGTGTCGGTGTATCGTAATCTGCTAAGTTTAGCCATAGACCACAAGATAAGGCACATTCCACCCCAGTACGAAGGCTGAAAGGATACCCACGGACAAAATCTGCACCTTCGCGATAGGGGTCGTAAAGAGTGTTGAAAAAGAAGGGTGTCGCTGGTGTAGTGAGATTAGTAACATGTTGGGCCACAGCATCCACCAACAAGCCTTTATCATCCCGTGCAGGAAAGCAGTCATCATCAATTGATATAATATACCTTTTACGAGACATTAAGTAACCAAAGTAACGGCACAAGTAGCCTGAAAATTTGATTTTAGTGGGATTGGAGCCCAGaactctgtccatatcagattttGTGTAAACAACATGGTCAAAGCCAT
This DNA window, taken from Papaver somniferum cultivar HN1 chromosome 3, ASM357369v1, whole genome shotgun sequence, encodes the following:
- the LOC113360411 gene encoding probable UDP-arabinopyranose mutase 5; amino-acid sequence: MSRKLQPPSLLSLAIESGIRNISRIPDLSSLPDHVVFDLFQGTVREGKLNDKILKVFIATENKEVLTYIQRLGIKRVVLPVLPTRCSGKFDNSEGLLAGGFCNSCFAFGLVFTLCLDKMSDSAVPDNEVDVVIAVLGADISSFLEEWRAFFSRFHLIIVKDPDLKDDLKIPNGFDHVVYTKSDMDRVLGSNPTKIKFSGYLCRYFGYLMSRKRYIISIDDDCFPARDDKGLLVDAVAQHVTNLTTPATPFFFNTLYDPYREGADFVRGYPFSLRTGVECALSCGLWLNLADYDTPTQAVKPNLKNTRYVDAVMTVPLRTMMPMSGINVAFDRALLGPALFPGLQLAGEGKLRWETMEDIWCGMCAKVVCDHLGLGVKTGLPYVWRKGGGNDAIKSLKKDWEGVRLMEEVVPFFQSVRLSKSAVTSEDCVIEIAGIVKQQLGPSNPIFARAADALLEWVQLWRTAGSVSS
- the LOC113360410 gene encoding uncharacterized protein LOC113360410, whose amino-acid sequence is MDKLISPVQCAYIKGRKVIDGTLITFELADSRLKSGNAGIICKIDLEKDFDRINWKYLEFLLIQMCFNRKWCKWPRFRGSTSSFSVLKNDSSFAYFSSTIGVSLGCPLSKLLFNIAIEGFSRYMDKKIHSNLFSGFSVLPSSVIVIH